A region of the Perca flavescens isolate YP-PL-M2 chromosome 15, PFLA_1.0, whole genome shotgun sequence genome:
CGTGGTGCTccggtgctccgtcaggtcagcggtagttggtggtagTTACCCAGAACACACagaacatgtaatgtaatgtaacaaatgCTTtcctgcatacctcggttgtaacgagtggttatttgagtcaaagttgatcttctatcagctggaatcagttggcccattctcctctgacctttATCATCAACAAAGCATTTTTGCCGCCCCAGGACTTCAGCATAATGGATAtttctttttcagaccattctttgtaaaccctataAATGTTtttgcgtgaaaatcccagtaactgagcagattgtgaaatacttaACATGTGAAATACTCATGCTCCCTTGCAAGCCCCAGTTAGGGCCTCTATGGCTGGGCGATGACCTCCAGGGCCCTCAGCCTCACCTGCAAGCCCCAGTAAGTTGCTCTAAgcctgggttaacatgctccacgACCCTCATGCtttgggttaaggaaaagaagTATAGGGAAAGCAAACGTGACTCACAGGAAATAGCCCCAGTCTCTGAAGAGGACTAGATAAAGAGGAGGACCCCTTTCTCAGTTAAACATGGATGTGTCTTGGTGACACTCTGGGCTACCTGTTCCATCTCCTTATTAGTGACATAGACTTTATACTGCACAATTTCCTGCACCAAACTGACCACAAAGAATGGCTGACTTCAATTTAAGATCTGGAATAAGTACAGTGCCATTTTCAATATAAGCTAAACTTGCCTGCTGAAGTTTTATTTCAGAATTGTAGGAGAAGCCAAGTGGACTGTGACCTTGTAGACCCATTCAATGACAGTACATCTGTATCTACAGATCCACCTGAAAGGGACGAAGAGTCACAGGAAGGACTGAATGCTTGTGGATTTAAGGCTGGATTGAGAACAGTAGACCATGATGCACAGTGGTGGCCCTTGACGTATCAATTACTTTAAGAGTACCTCTGTCTTGTACTTCTGACATTGAGGTAAGGTTAAGGAACTCATTTCCGAACAAGGAATCCATAAACTGAAGTCTAAAATTGCCCTAAGATTCACACTGTTTCGTCACATTAGTCCCTTTCCGACCAGAAGGATTTTTGCAGTTCTtagaacataacgttcctagaaccctttttttcttatgttccgactggaccaatttggggattattaagttcctctgactgcagttcctgtaactctttcagctcctacttcagggcaggttctttcccttttccgcatctttttaatattgtattcagggctcgacattaaggcttgtccgcttgtcctggacaagtggattttttctCGGGCAAGTGGATgagaaatttacttgtcccactggacaagttaaaactctaacaaaataaaatgccactCATTACGTCAATTTTACCGATTTGAAATGAATAAATCCCCCATAATCCGTCGAACCAGCGTCCAACTCGCCCGCAGTTTAAACATACATGTTTACATTTCTACCTGCCTCAGAAGAACCGAGAAGAACAGTGGTAGAGACGGTGTTTCTTCAGGACAAGTGCCAGGGAAAgcaccaaacacaaaaaacCTTACAACAGCACCATACGAATTTAAAAGGGAAAGGAAATTTATCAACAGCTGGAAAGATGAATTTGACTGGGTCCGTTACGAAGGAGGAGAAATGTTCTGCGTCGTCTGCCGGGGGCAGCCCAACGTGGCTGACAAGTAagtgacgttagctagctaacatcgGCAGTTCTGTACCTagcaagcattagcagcatATTCAACGGTAAAGCAGCTACACTTTTTAAAGGATCTCTTgttaaatcagcctctgccgggtagaaagtgaaattgtagaaaaaaagCCTACTGAAGTTCAGTTAGCCATTGTCGTTAGcgatgctagctaacgttagtttgctAGCTGTATATAACATTTCAGTGGATCTTGCAGCAGTTTGATTTACTGAAAATGATTAAGAAATGTTATATTCTACTAACCATTTGCCTACTTTAGCAAGTCACAGTATTTCCAAGCCCTGATAGTGTAACTGAGACGACACCGTAAATAATTCCTCTTTCAAGTAATAAGCCCCGGTCAAGTTTTGAGCATTACATTAGCTGCACGGTCTGTATGTTACCAAGAGATCTTGGGATGAAGCTGCAATAACTACATAACAGAAAGTGTTTTATTCTGCagaaattgtctaaatgttttagggtgaccagacgtcctgGTTTGACCGGAATAGTCCCGATTTTAAGTTGCTcactaaaatgtcccggtttacaccaaccactatgaaattgtcccggttaAACGGtcaaaatgctgacagctaaatggtgtaaaagtgtgattgtattgtagaggattccaatAGCAGGACTTacaacagtctgccgctaaagctatgagctaaaagacacaaactagcactggctcactgctgttgtcggaaaaacaacacagacgtgaATAAAGGTTGCACTGGTAAAACTCGTGGtgcacagtaattgtaaaatacccttttctcatctgtttttgttgtttaacagcaatttactggtgaaataagttatttgttaaaagtttttgttattacatttttaataaatcatttaaattcccctCTTTTTTTGTGCTGTTCCGAAAATTGATCCTATTTGTGACTCATAACCGTGAAtgagcactacggtcacgtgcaaagtgtcccggttttagtcccgggaaatctggtcaccctatttatgtaacaaataacatttttaataacaCCTCAATTGTAACTTACATTATTTGTATAATATTACAGCTCATCTTCGTTGGTCAAAGGGACAAGTGCCTTCAGACatgacacactgctgtcccACGGGATCAGCAAACGTCACCAGCACTGTGCTGTTGCTGAGAAAGCAAAAGGTCCTCATGCAAAAGTGCCAACTGTGGTCCAAGCAGTACAAAAAATGGACCCGgccttttttaataaaatgaagaatGTTATGCATACAGCCTATTACATTGCAAAAGAGGAGCAACCCTTCACTCAATTTCCTGAACTTCATGGGCTCATCAACAGGACCGGTGGGACACTCCCAGACAGCTACAATTCAGACAAAGCTTGTGCTCGGTATGTCACACACCGaccaaataaacacaaatacaatagCCGAACAATGTTTTCTTGTGTGCAGTACCCAAAGTCTTAACATAATGTTGTTCTTTGTAGCTTCATTTGTAACATATATGATGTGGAGAGGGAAAAGCTAATGGAGAAGTTGAGGAATGCCAAACACTTCTCCATCATGATTGATGGGGCAACAGATGGTGGCAACATTGAAAATGAAGCTGTCTATGTCCGCTTCATGGCAGACGAAGGTCCAGTAAATGCTTTCCTCTCCATTCAGGCTGTTAAGCAAGGAAATGCTTCTGGGATCCTGGATGCCATATATGCAGGTAATGTGGAATGGTTGTATGGTAGATTaactgtgttttcacttcaaatATCATTATGATATTGGAATGCACAAATTAATTGACAAGTGAGACTAATTTGGCTGCAACTCCCTTCATCCAGGGGTTTGTTTTTGCAATGCAATATCTATGCtttcatgtttacattttaatgtatgGTGCTCAACTGACttctcttttctgtgtttttcttcaaaGCATTTGAAGAAGCTGGCATTGATGACTGGAAGGATCAGCTAGTGGGATTTGGCAGTGATGGAGCAGCAGTCAATGTCGGATGCAGGAATGGGGTGGCAGCGCAGCTTCTGAGGGACATCCCATACCTCATCTCCATACACTGCATAGCTCATCGCCTGGAGCTGGGTGTGACTAAAGCAATTAAAGAAAATACCAACATGGTCCAGCTTCAGAATACACTGAAGAACCTATATGACCAGTACCACTACTCCCCCAAGGCTCTCAGGGAGCTTCACCAGATTGCTGAGGCCCTGGAGGAAATGGTACTGAAGCCGTCCAACCTCCATGGTGCCCGATGGCTACCATATGTGCATCGTGCAACAAAGGTCAGTGCTAAATTAAATACAGCTTTTTAAGCAGATATTATTAATGAGTGATGCCAAATGGATATTATGTAATAataattctctttttttgtaGATTGTCTGTGATAGTTACTCTGTCCTCCTGCCTCATTTTGAGGATCTGGCAAGCATGAAAAGGAGCGCCAAACCATCACCAGCTGTTGTTGGAAGAGCGAAACAAGTCACTGGGTATCTCAAGAACCTGCACCATTTAATCTTTCTACACTTCATGTGTGACACACTTGATCATCTTGCTCTTTTGAGCAAAGAGTTCCAGAAAGACAACAACACGGTGTGTCAAGCGGTGGAAAGCTTGGAGACGTGTTACTGGAACCTGACTGCACTCAAGACAGAAATGGGTCCACAGATGTACAAGTCTACGAGGCAGTGAAGACCAATGGAGAATACAGAGGAGTGCAGTTCCAGGTTCGACATGGAGTTCCGAGCTTGGAAGCAGAACGAGCTGCAGTGATTGGTAAGGAGTGTTAGTCACATTATGTAGATTTCCACTGTATTTTAATGTAGTGGCAATAGTGTAACTCAAGTGATTATGTTTTGACCCAAACAGATGCCATCATCTTTCACTTAGAGGAAAAGCTGAGGGACCTTCAAAAGGGCAGTCCAGTCAGTAAATTTAAGGCCTTTGATCCCTCTTGCTGGCCCAAATGGGATAGGTCAGACGGCAGTGCTCAATTCAGGGAGAGTGGTCAGGAGGATCTGAGGGCACTGACTAGGCACTTCAGTGTCCTCCTGTGTAGGGAGGGCATAAGCACAGAAGATGTCATGTCCAACTTTCAAGACTACAAGGTCTTTGCCCAGGGGAGAACATCTGTTCCAATGAGGGACACATTCTTAAATATTCTGAAGTCAGGTGTGTGTACTACTGTAAGAATTTGATACAAATTCTGAATGATTACTGTAGAAGTTCCTTTTTAGTAGCCTTTTCTATATGTAACACCTCCTGGTGGCAGGGGTGTATCAACAGTTAAAGTATCTTAAAACAGGATAAGCGAGACAAGGACAACGTGGTGCCATTCAGTACAGTTGCTGTCATCAGAATAAGAGACCGATAAAATATAACCTTATATTTTCTTATCTTTTCAGATGAGAGATGTGAACGGTTCAGGAGTTTGGTCACACTCCTGAGAATTTACTTGGTCCTGCCAGTCAgcacagctgtgtgtgagagagggttCTCAACCATGAAACGGATCAAGTCCGACTGGAGGACCAGCCTCAGCTCAGTCCAGCTTCAGAGGCTGATTTTTTTGTCAGTGGAGGGCCCAAAGTTGCAAGACTTTGATGCTGGATTGGTGGTGGAGAGGTGGTGGACCTGCAGCCAAAGGCAGCGCCGCCCAGGATTTAACCCCTGGGAATCAAGGCATCGGTCCGAAGATACAGAGTAGGGTGGGccatgccttcgccatcctaggaaaaTAAATATTGCAGGCCTAGTTAACAGGTTTTACTGACTCGATATCGGTGTAAACGTTAAAGCTACTTTCATATATGTTTCATAAGTGTTCTGCTACGATGTGGATTAAGTTTAGCCTGTGTTACGACGTGACATTTAtttggagaaagagagatattATTGCCTTGAtaatgttgctgttgttgtgtttcttacTGCATAGCTGATAAATGTGCAGATTTTTTAATATTACTTGTGCAGCAATGTGTTGATATTCAGGTTGCATTATTATTTGCTTATATATTTCAGAACCACATCTAAACttcacatgtaatgtaaaatacaaCTTCATAGTTAACGTCATGTTCGAGTTGTAAATAAATCTTCCTGCATCTCAAAGATCTCCAGTTCAAGTTCTTACCTGACACACAGCGGGCAAGTGTTTCAGTGGCCAGTTTTCAATAGGTT
Encoded here:
- the LOC114570236 gene encoding zinc finger protein 862, whose product is MTSRALSLTCKPHSSSLVKGTSAFRHDTLLSHGISKRHQHCAVAEKAKGPHAKVPTVVQAVQKMDPAFFNKMKNVMHTAYYIAKEEQPFTQFPELHGLINRTGGTLPDSYNSDKACARFICNIYDVEREKLMEKLRNAKHFSIMIDGATDGGNIENEAVYVRFMADEGPVNAFLSIQAVKQGNASGILDAIYAAFEEAGIDDWKDQLVGFGSDGAAVNVGCRNGVAAQLLRDIPYLISIHCIAHRLELGVTKAIKENTNMVQLQNTLKNLYDQYHYSPKALRELHQIAEALEEMVLKPSNLHGARWLPYVHRATKIVCDSYSVLLPHFEDLASMKRSAKPSPAVVGRAKQVTGYLKNLHHLIFLHFMYRNGSTDVQVYEAVKTNGEYRGVQFQVRHGVPSLEAERAAVIDAIIFHLEEKLRDLQKGSPVSKFKAFDPSCWPKWDRSDGSAQFRESGQEDLRALTRHFSVLLCREGISTEDVMSNFQDYKVFAQGRTSVPMRDTFLNILKSDERCERFRSLVTLLRIYLVLPVSTAVCERGFSTMKRIKSDWRTSLSSVQLQRLIFLSVEGPKLQDFDAGLVVERWWTCSQRQRRPGFNPWESRHRSEDTE